The following proteins come from a genomic window of Brevibacillus antibioticus:
- the pgsA gene encoding CDP-diacylglycerol--glycerol-3-phosphate 3-phosphatidyltransferase yields MNLANRITLARIFLVPVVMFFLLVRYNIGTFSIGSLTMTYNELIAALVFILAASTDGLDGYIARKKKIVTNLGKFLDPLADKLLVSAALISLVEMQRLEAWIAIVIISREFAVTGLRLVAAAEGQVIAASALGKLKTWVQIVAITAVMIRNFPFGFFGIPFDELATWAMVIITIYSGYDYFAKNRNVIQYS; encoded by the coding sequence GTGAATCTCGCCAACCGCATCACCCTCGCCAGGATTTTTCTGGTGCCGGTAGTTATGTTTTTTCTGCTGGTGCGTTACAACATCGGGACATTTTCGATTGGCAGCCTGACGATGACGTATAATGAGCTGATTGCGGCTTTGGTGTTTATCCTAGCAGCCAGTACGGACGGACTCGACGGTTATATTGCACGGAAAAAGAAAATCGTGACGAACTTGGGGAAGTTCTTGGATCCGCTTGCTGATAAGCTGTTGGTTTCTGCAGCACTCATTTCGCTGGTAGAGATGCAGCGTTTGGAAGCGTGGATTGCGATTGTCATTATCAGCCGGGAGTTTGCGGTAACGGGTCTACGGCTAGTTGCTGCGGCAGAGGGGCAGGTAATTGCTGCGAGTGCATTGGGTAAACTGAAAACATGGGTGCAGATCGTAGCGATTACGGCTGTCATGATTCGCAACTTCCCATTTGGGTTCTTCGGCATTCCGTTCGACGAACTAGCTACTTGGGCGATGGTGATCATCACGATTTACTCCGGGTACGACTACTTTGCGAAAAATCGTAACGTGATCCAATACTCGTAA
- a CDS encoding RecX family transcriptional regulator — MKSGLITAVHRDIKQKQRYHIDVEGEYAITVHEDILVKYNLFKGTELDEAFCREVLMAEEKHKAYLGALRYLGIRPRTSSQLHSYLVEKGFSTQIAEEICQRCKDHGYIDDEAFAKQWVDERLRLKPRSPYMLRMELTQRGVDRAIVEDAIGGVSRQAELDAARALIEKKARRIEGIPNPDEERKLLSMLMRKGFSHAIIQQMREELRHRSDS, encoded by the coding sequence ATGAAGAGCGGCCTGATCACTGCCGTTCATCGAGATATCAAACAAAAGCAACGCTATCATATCGATGTAGAGGGCGAGTATGCCATTACCGTACACGAAGACATACTGGTAAAGTACAACTTATTTAAGGGAACAGAATTAGATGAAGCTTTTTGCCGAGAAGTCCTGATGGCGGAAGAAAAGCATAAAGCGTATTTAGGTGCTTTGCGATACCTCGGTATACGCCCACGGACAAGCAGTCAGCTGCATTCTTATTTAGTAGAGAAGGGATTTTCTACGCAGATTGCAGAAGAGATATGTCAGCGCTGCAAGGATCACGGCTACATCGATGATGAAGCATTTGCGAAGCAATGGGTGGACGAGCGATTGCGTTTGAAGCCGAGGAGCCCGTATATGCTGCGTATGGAGCTTACACAGCGTGGAGTGGACAGAGCGATTGTAGAGGACGCAATAGGTGGCGTGTCTAGGCAGGCTGAACTCGATGCTGCCCGCGCATTGATAGAGAAGAAGGCGCGACGCATAGAGGGCATACCGAATCCCGACGAAGAACGCAAGCTGCTGTCCATGCTGATGCGCAAGGGATTCTCTCATGCGATCATTCAACAAATGCGTGAAGAATTGCGTCATAGAAGCGATAGTTAG
- a CDS encoding DEAD/DEAH box helicase — protein sequence MTIFSDFPLHKSILQAIHDMGFEEPSPIQAACIPKVLDGGDLIGQAQTGTGKTAAFGIPLVEKITPANRVQAIVLTPTRELAIQVAGELLRISKYNKVRTLPIYGGQSIGHQIRALRQGVQIVVGTPGRVMDHLRRKTLKLDHVHTLVLDEADEMLDMGFIEDIETIITHMPEERQTLLFSATMPPEIKRLATRYMKQPQTIAVSREEVTAPSIEQVYYKVFDRNKVESLCRILDSEDVELGIIFCRTKRGVDELSEVLQSRGYLADGLHGDLSQAQRDKVMNAFREGSIEFLIATDVAARGIDVGNVSHVINYDIPQDSESYVHRIGRTGRAGRKGIAMTLVTPREVRQMMFIQKQTKAQVLSRNVPSLEEVAERKQEQLREQLTSLLESDAIADMYQKVADALVGQYPAEKVAAAALHLAFHTEAGQGQEAEAYNFGETGAAKGMVRFFLNVGRNANMKPQDLVREISESVGIPGKSVGRIDIFENFTFVEVPEEVAAFVYESLRQTRINGKRINLEPAKPRGAKRS from the coding sequence ATGACGATTTTTTCTGATTTTCCTTTACATAAATCTATTCTGCAAGCGATTCACGATATGGGCTTCGAGGAGCCATCACCGATTCAGGCAGCTTGCATTCCAAAAGTTCTGGATGGCGGAGACCTGATTGGTCAAGCACAGACAGGTACTGGTAAGACTGCTGCATTCGGGATTCCACTTGTAGAAAAGATTACGCCTGCCAATCGTGTACAAGCGATCGTGCTGACCCCAACTCGTGAGCTGGCTATCCAGGTAGCGGGAGAGCTCTTGCGTATCTCCAAATACAACAAAGTTCGTACGCTGCCAATCTATGGCGGACAATCGATCGGACATCAAATTCGTGCACTACGTCAAGGTGTACAAATCGTTGTAGGTACTCCTGGCCGTGTTATGGACCACTTGCGCCGCAAAACATTGAAGCTGGATCACGTACATACACTCGTTTTGGATGAAGCGGATGAAATGCTGGACATGGGCTTCATCGAAGATATCGAGACGATCATCACACATATGCCGGAAGAGCGTCAAACCTTGCTGTTCTCTGCGACGATGCCGCCAGAAATCAAGCGTTTGGCTACCCGTTACATGAAACAGCCACAAACGATTGCAGTGAGCCGTGAAGAAGTAACGGCGCCATCGATCGAACAGGTATATTACAAAGTGTTTGACCGTAACAAAGTAGAGAGCCTTTGCCGCATCTTGGACAGTGAGGATGTTGAGCTGGGTATCATTTTCTGTCGTACTAAGCGCGGTGTAGATGAGTTGTCCGAAGTGCTGCAATCCCGCGGATACCTTGCGGACGGCTTGCATGGCGACTTGTCACAGGCACAACGTGACAAGGTCATGAATGCGTTCCGTGAGGGCTCGATTGAATTCCTGATCGCGACAGATGTAGCAGCACGCGGTATCGATGTAGGAAACGTTTCTCACGTAATCAACTACGATATTCCACAAGACTCTGAGAGCTACGTACACCGTATCGGCCGTACAGGTCGCGCTGGTCGTAAAGGAATTGCGATGACGTTGGTTACGCCTCGCGAAGTAAGACAAATGATGTTTATCCAAAAGCAGACAAAAGCACAAGTGCTCTCTCGCAATGTTCCTTCCCTGGAGGAAGTGGCTGAGCGCAAACAAGAGCAATTGCGTGAACAGTTGACTAGTCTTTTGGAAAGCGATGCAATCGCGGATATGTATCAAAAGGTAGCGGATGCTCTCGTAGGTCAATACCCGGCTGAAAAAGTAGCAGCTGCTGCATTGCACCTCGCATTCCATACCGAAGCGGGACAAGGGCAGGAAGCAGAAGCGTACAACTTTGGTGAGACGGGTGCAGCAAAAGGCATGGTTCGTTTCTTCCTGAACGTAGGCCGCAATGCGAACATGAAGCCACAGGATCTGGTACGAGAGATCTCTGAATCTGTTGGTATCCCCGGAAAATCAGTAGGTCGTATCGATATTTTCGAGAACTTCACGTTTGTTGAGGTTCCAGAAGAGGTAGCGGCATTCGTATACGAGTCACTGCGTCAAACACGCATCAACGGGAAACGAATCAATCTGGAGCCTGCAAAGCCTCGCGGAGCGAAGCGTTCCTAA
- a CDS encoding competence/damage-inducible protein A, with translation MRAEIIAVGTELLLGQIANTNAQFLSQKLAEIGVGVYFHTVVGDNTERLLQVIRLASGRSDLVIFTGGLGPTQDDLTKETVAVHVGIGLETNSEAMERIEKFFSQRGIVMTENNRKQALVLSGSHVFSNDFGMAPGMAIRHDSSTFVLLPGPPSELYPMVENYVMPYLTDLLPDKQVFHSHVLRFYGIGESALEEKLLDLIEKQDNPTIAPYAKEFEVTLRITAKAATVEEGEALILPVEKEILSRVGQYMYGMGENSSLHDVLVSELKKKNETIACAESCTGGAIASLITSVPGSSQVFRGGVVCYTNEVKKQLLEVPDSILQTDGAVSEKTAQLLAEHVREKLGATYGISVTGVAGPDPSEGKPVGLVYVGIASEGIPTVVKELRLAGRRHAIVGRAAKYALFYALQMQKER, from the coding sequence ATGAGAGCGGAGATTATCGCGGTAGGTACCGAACTTTTGTTAGGCCAGATCGCTAACACCAACGCACAGTTTCTTTCTCAGAAGCTGGCGGAAATTGGCGTGGGAGTTTATTTTCATACGGTTGTGGGAGACAACACGGAGCGATTGCTACAAGTGATTCGATTGGCATCAGGGCGATCTGATCTCGTCATTTTTACGGGTGGGTTAGGGCCGACTCAAGATGATTTGACGAAAGAAACCGTGGCGGTGCATGTGGGCATTGGATTGGAAACGAATTCAGAGGCCATGGAGAGAATTGAAAAATTCTTTTCGCAACGTGGGATTGTCATGACGGAGAACAATCGTAAGCAAGCGCTGGTGCTTTCTGGCAGCCATGTATTCTCTAATGATTTCGGGATGGCGCCGGGGATGGCGATCCGTCATGACAGTAGTACGTTCGTGCTATTGCCTGGACCACCAAGCGAGCTGTATCCAATGGTGGAGAATTACGTGATGCCTTACTTAACCGATTTGCTCCCCGATAAACAAGTGTTTCATTCTCATGTACTCCGGTTCTACGGAATAGGGGAATCCGCGTTGGAGGAAAAACTGCTCGATCTGATCGAAAAGCAGGACAATCCAACCATCGCGCCATACGCCAAAGAATTCGAAGTAACGCTGCGGATTACGGCAAAAGCTGCTACAGTCGAAGAAGGGGAAGCCCTAATCTTGCCTGTAGAAAAAGAAATTCTCAGCCGTGTTGGCCAGTACATGTACGGGATGGGCGAGAATTCGTCCCTGCATGATGTGCTGGTTTCTGAGCTAAAAAAGAAAAATGAGACGATTGCTTGTGCAGAAAGCTGCACAGGAGGAGCAATTGCCTCGTTGATCACATCTGTGCCAGGAAGTTCGCAAGTGTTTCGTGGCGGGGTAGTCTGCTATACCAATGAAGTGAAGAAACAGCTGCTCGAGGTACCTGATTCCATTTTGCAAACAGATGGGGCAGTCAGTGAGAAAACGGCTCAATTACTGGCTGAACATGTACGAGAAAAGCTGGGAGCTACTTACGGTATTTCTGTTACGGGAGTGGCTGGACCCGATCCATCCGAGGGCAAGCCTGTTGGCCTTGTTTACGTAGGGATCGCGTCAGAAGGAATTCCTACAGTTGTAAAAGAACTGCGCCTTGCCGGAAGAAGGCATGCAATCGTTGGGCGTGCCGCTAAATACGCGTTGTTTTATGCGCTGCAAATGCAAAAAGAAAGGTGA
- the recA gene encoding recombinase RecA, whose product MSDRRAALESALRQIEKQFGKGSIMKLGEVSNIQISTASSGALALDIALGVGGFPRGRIVEIYGPESSGKTTVALHAIAEVQRQGGQAAFIDAEHALDPVYAAKLGVNIDELLLSQPDTGEQALEIAEALVRSGAVDIIVVDSVAALVPKAEIEGEMGDSHVGLQARLMSQALRKLSGAINKSKTIAIFINQLREKVGVMFGNPETTPGGRALKFYASVRLDVRKAESIKVGNDILGSKTKIKVVKNKVAPPFKVAEVDIMYGEGISREGSILDIGSEIDVVQKSGAWYSFNEERLGQGRENSKVFLKENPHIASQIETKVREYFSLNPSSVPEAEAEHDPEQDEEPTFDLE is encoded by the coding sequence TTGTCAGATCGTCGCGCAGCTTTGGAGAGTGCATTGCGTCAAATAGAAAAGCAATTCGGTAAAGGTTCCATTATGAAGTTGGGGGAAGTATCCAATATTCAGATTTCTACGGCTTCTAGCGGTGCACTTGCTCTAGATATCGCACTTGGTGTGGGTGGGTTCCCACGCGGACGGATTGTTGAGATTTACGGACCAGAGTCTTCTGGTAAAACAACAGTAGCGCTTCATGCCATTGCAGAAGTGCAAAGACAGGGTGGACAAGCTGCGTTTATCGATGCTGAGCATGCCTTGGATCCGGTTTACGCTGCAAAGCTGGGTGTGAACATCGACGAATTGCTGTTGTCCCAACCAGACACTGGTGAGCAAGCTTTGGAGATCGCGGAAGCACTGGTGCGCTCTGGTGCGGTAGACATTATCGTAGTCGACTCCGTTGCGGCACTCGTACCAAAAGCAGAGATCGAAGGCGAGATGGGAGATTCCCACGTAGGTTTGCAAGCACGCTTGATGTCCCAAGCACTTCGCAAGCTGTCTGGTGCCATCAACAAGTCCAAAACGATCGCGATCTTTATCAACCAGCTTCGTGAAAAAGTGGGAGTTATGTTCGGGAACCCAGAAACAACTCCAGGTGGACGCGCTTTGAAGTTCTACGCGAGTGTTCGTTTGGATGTTCGTAAAGCGGAATCTATCAAAGTCGGCAACGACATTCTGGGTAGCAAGACAAAGATCAAGGTCGTCAAAAATAAAGTTGCTCCACCATTTAAGGTTGCAGAAGTGGACATCATGTACGGTGAAGGTATTTCCAGAGAAGGTAGCATTCTCGACATCGGTTCCGAGATCGATGTAGTACAAAAGAGTGGCGCATGGTACTCCTTCAATGAGGAGCGACTCGGTCAAGGTAGAGAGAATTCGAAAGTCTTCCTGAAAGAAAATCCGCACATTGCATCACAGATTGAAACAAAGGTGCGCGAATACTTCAGCCTGAACCCTAGTTCTGTTCCAGAAGCAGAGGCAGAACATGACCCAGAGCAAGATGAAGAGCCTACATTTGATCTGGAGTAA